In a single window of the Methylophaga frappieri genome:
- the ampD gene encoding 1,6-anhydro-N-acetylmuramyl-L-alanine amidase AmpD, whose product MQIDNKTGWLDVAEKQCSPNQDLRPDTDDLTGIVIHNISLPPGQFGETWIIDLFLNRLEASAHPYFKTIAHLKVSSHLLIRRNGHIVQFVPFHRRAWHAGQSNWQGRDKCNDFTVGIELEGDDHTAFTDEQYVKLTAVIHCLVASYPKLNLDNITGHEHIAPGRKTDPGPFFDWARLNKMLQ is encoded by the coding sequence TTGCAGATTGATAATAAAACTGGCTGGCTGGATGTCGCAGAAAAGCAGTGTTCGCCAAACCAAGATTTACGTCCCGATACGGACGATCTGACGGGTATCGTCATTCATAATATCAGCTTGCCGCCCGGTCAGTTTGGAGAGACATGGATAATAGACTTATTTCTTAATCGGTTAGAGGCAAGTGCTCACCCTTACTTTAAAACAATTGCGCACCTGAAAGTTTCTTCGCACCTATTAATTCGTCGAAATGGTCACATTGTGCAATTTGTTCCATTTCATCGTCGTGCTTGGCATGCAGGACAATCAAATTGGCAGGGCCGTGATAAATGTAATGACTTTACCGTTGGTATTGAGTTGGAAGGAGACGACCATACGGCTTTTACCGATGAACAATACGTCAAATTGACTGCCGTGATTCACTGTTTGGTGGCGAGTTATCCAAAATTAAATCTAGATAATATTACTGGGCATGAGCATATAGCGCCGGGCAGAAAAACGGATCCGGGGCCTTTTTTTGATTGGGCTCGTTTAAATAAAATGCTTCAATAA
- the nadC gene encoding carboxylating nicotinate-nucleotide diphosphorylase, whose product MRIENTIPVEFIASQVKLALLEDIGQGDLTAALIPNDKRAVAKLIAREPGVLAGTDWVTQAFQQCSPEITLHWFQHDGSHLQQNDLICEIRGNARAMLSAERTALNFLQTLSGTATLTRRYIEALQGLNTTLLDTRKTIPGLRLAQKYAVRCGGGSNHRFGLFDAILIKENHIQAAGNIQAAVKQARNVNSNVTIELEVENLEELQQGLHAGVDIILLDNFSIETLSTAVELTAGQTLLEASGGITIENIRQIAETGVNRISVGSLTKDVCALDLSMRFN is encoded by the coding sequence ATGCGCATCGAAAATACTATTCCTGTTGAGTTTATTGCCTCTCAAGTAAAACTGGCATTGCTTGAAGATATCGGACAAGGTGATTTGACCGCCGCGTTAATCCCAAATGATAAACGCGCCGTTGCAAAACTCATCGCACGTGAGCCAGGTGTGTTAGCTGGCACCGATTGGGTAACACAAGCATTTCAGCAATGTTCACCAGAAATCACGTTGCATTGGTTTCAACATGATGGCAGTCATTTGCAACAGAATGATCTCATTTGTGAAATCCGGGGCAACGCCCGAGCGATGTTAAGTGCTGAGCGTACTGCATTAAACTTTTTACAAACCTTGTCTGGAACAGCGACCCTAACCCGCCGATATATTGAGGCTCTACAAGGCCTAAACACAACATTGCTTGATACCCGTAAAACAATTCCTGGCTTACGTTTAGCTCAGAAATATGCCGTACGCTGTGGTGGCGGTTCCAACCATCGGTTTGGCTTGTTTGATGCAATTTTGATTAAAGAAAATCACATTCAAGCAGCTGGCAATATTCAAGCAGCCGTTAAGCAAGCCAGAAACGTTAATTCAAATGTGACTATCGAACTGGAAGTAGAAAACCTGGAAGAACTTCAACAAGGTCTTCATGCCGGCGTTGATATCATTTTATTAGATAATTTCAGTATTGAGACACTCTCGACGGCGGTCGAATTAACTGCCGGTCAAACGCTGCTCGAGGCGTCAGGCGGTATTACCATAGAAAATATTCGACAGATTGCTGAAACAGGCGTGAACCGCATCTCTGTTGGTAGTCTGACTAAAGATGTTTGCGCGCTTGATCTCTCAATGCGCTTTAACTAA
- a CDS encoding TonB-dependent receptor yields the protein MAIPYRQRLLPALIISAFSVSVVAAEDSVRLSDLEVIGTTPIGGVGLTADKIPANVQSATDADIERTQGLDLSDFLNKNFGSISLNAAQNNPFQPDLKYRGFTASPLVGNAQGLSVYMDGVRVNEPFGDAINFELIPEAAIANLNLIPGSNPVFGLNTLGGALTLETKNGFTHPGHSLEAYTGSFNRDSGTIESGGNDGNFAYYVTGSITKEDGWRDFSPSRVEQFFSKLSYADENTSLDLSFLGVDSDLNGNGASPIELVAQDREAVFTHPDNTQNELRQIALNGSHWINDEVMLSANTYYRRSDRSSFNGDGSELEVEDGNIVNDDDDEEEVLVDGTQFGFEDDDFVALNNTSETEQDSFGFALQSTFTQPLFGRDNQLVVGAGYDHSDVDYSSQSEIARFTNTRGTNGTGFIIDDTVVDGNIETDTYSVFFSNTHALTERLDLTLAGRYNWIAIDISGTSEGGEQDLNESGNTHHFKRFNPSVGLTYALQDNITAYGSYSESNRAPTPSELTCSEPESPCSYPNAFLADPPLDDVVARTIEAGLRGQQDAIGWSAGVFYTELKDDLFFFPSVEDADEVTPDPRLSIGNFDNIDKTARAGIELALFGGHERLSWFANYSYIRATFEDEFVYAREVDDEVVNFVVKEGDRLPGIPAHNIKIGADYDVTDKFSMGFTASYHSSQYFRGDEANTDSKIGHYKVVNLHSRYQVTPNLQFFAKVDNLFDSEYNTFGLYGEPDEAPGLDFENPRFVGASSPRAGWIGFKLTL from the coding sequence ATGGCGATTCCATACCGGCAGCGCTTATTGCCCGCATTAATTATCTCGGCCTTCAGTGTTTCTGTTGTTGCGGCCGAGGACAGCGTCAGACTTTCTGATCTTGAAGTTATTGGAACTACCCCGATAGGAGGGGTGGGATTAACGGCTGATAAAATCCCAGCCAATGTACAGTCTGCTACTGATGCAGATATAGAACGCACGCAGGGGTTAGATCTTTCCGATTTTTTAAATAAAAATTTTGGCAGTATTAGTTTAAATGCAGCGCAAAACAATCCATTCCAACCAGACCTGAAATACCGTGGATTTACGGCATCGCCTTTGGTGGGTAATGCGCAAGGGTTATCCGTTTATATGGATGGTGTTCGAGTCAATGAGCCCTTTGGTGATGCCATTAACTTTGAGTTAATTCCTGAAGCAGCTATCGCAAATCTAAATTTAATTCCGGGCTCCAATCCTGTTTTTGGTTTAAATACGCTTGGTGGCGCCCTGACTCTCGAAACCAAAAATGGTTTTACACACCCTGGACATAGCCTTGAAGCCTATACCGGCTCTTTTAATCGTGACTCGGGCACGATTGAGAGTGGGGGGAATGATGGTAATTTTGCCTATTATGTGACAGGTTCGATAACCAAGGAAGACGGCTGGCGCGACTTTTCACCATCACGCGTTGAACAGTTCTTTTCCAAGCTGAGTTATGCTGATGAGAATACCTCACTTGACCTGAGTTTCTTGGGTGTTGATAGTGATCTTAACGGCAATGGTGCATCACCGATTGAGCTTGTTGCACAAGACCGTGAAGCCGTATTTACGCATCCGGATAATACCCAAAATGAGCTTCGCCAAATTGCACTTAATGGGTCGCACTGGATAAATGACGAAGTCATGTTGTCGGCAAATACCTATTATCGTCGAAGCGACCGTAGCAGCTTTAATGGTGATGGTTCGGAGCTGGAAGTTGAAGACGGTAATATTGTCAATGACGATGATGATGAGGAAGAAGTACTCGTTGATGGAACCCAGTTCGGATTTGAGGATGATGATTTCGTTGCATTAAACAATACGAGTGAGACAGAACAGGATAGTTTTGGCTTTGCCTTACAGAGTACCTTTACCCAACCTCTTTTTGGCAGAGATAATCAGTTAGTGGTCGGAGCAGGTTATGATCATTCCGATGTGGACTACAGTTCACAATCAGAAATTGCACGGTTTACCAATACGCGCGGTACAAACGGTACGGGCTTTATTATTGATGACACGGTGGTAGATGGTAATATTGAAACCGATACATACAGTGTTTTCTTCAGTAATACGCATGCGTTAACAGAGCGGTTAGATTTGACGCTGGCGGGACGTTATAACTGGATTGCAATTGATATATCCGGTACCAGCGAAGGCGGGGAACAAGACCTTAATGAGAGCGGTAATACGCATCATTTTAAGCGGTTTAATCCTTCTGTTGGTTTGACTTATGCGCTACAAGATAATATTACGGCATATGGTAGTTATAGCGAGTCTAATCGTGCTCCAACACCTTCAGAATTGACCTGTAGCGAGCCAGAAAGTCCCTGTTCCTACCCGAATGCATTTTTAGCTGATCCGCCGTTGGATGATGTGGTTGCCAGAACAATCGAAGCTGGTTTACGTGGACAACAAGATGCCATTGGCTGGAGTGCTGGTGTTTTCTATACTGAATTAAAAGATGACTTATTCTTCTTCCCATCCGTTGAAGATGCAGATGAAGTGACACCGGACCCGCGCCTTTCAATTGGTAATTTCGACAATATTGACAAAACAGCACGTGCTGGTATTGAACTTGCGCTTTTCGGTGGACATGAACGATTAAGTTGGTTTGCGAACTACTCCTATATCCGTGCCACCTTTGAGGATGAATTTGTGTATGCCCGTGAAGTTGATGATGAAGTCGTCAATTTTGTTGTCAAAGAAGGTGATCGATTACCTGGTATTCCAGCGCATAACATCAAAATTGGCGCGGATTATGATGTAACAGATAAATTCTCAATGGGCTTTACAGCCTCATATCATTCAAGTCAGTATTTCCGTGGTGATGAAGCAAATACAGACAGCAAAATCGGTCACTATAAAGTGGTTAACCTGCATAGCCGCTATCAAGTGACGCCAAATCTGCAGTTTTTCGCAAAAGTCGATAACTTGTTTGACAGTGAATACAATACTTTTGGCTTGTACGGCGAACCGGATGAAGCACCTGGTCTAGATTTTGAAAATCCTCGGTTCGTGGGCGCGAGTTCACCCCGAGCAGGTTGGATAGGATTTAAATTAACGTTGTAA
- the cysG gene encoding siroheme synthase CysG, protein MEYLPVFLNVRQGRSLVVGGGDVASRKLALLARAGARVTLLAPEIGNSTRKILANPDYAGQIHWLPCRFDPAYLHAQTLVIAATNDVNVNAVVYQAAKQRRIPVNVADDPAHCDFILGSVLERGSVLVSVTSGGQSPVLSRQLRARLETLIPPAYGQLGQLVGHYRNKVKQRFTETSQRRRFWESVLQGPVADHMLAGRTRLAEDTLNRLISETRPSELSQGEVYLVGAGPGDPDLLTFKALRLMQQADVVFYDRLVSQEVLALVRKEAELIYVGKQRSWHFKRQEEINLLLLEHAQQGKRVLRLKGGDPFIFGRGGEEIATLAAENIPFQVVPGVTAASGCASYAGIPLTHRDYAQSCVFVTGQLKAGELDLNWSSLVQPRQTVVVYMGLAGLPELSAQLQHHGMAADMPAALVQQGTTENQRVWVSTIADLPDLAIREKPIAPTLLIIGEVVQLHQQLAWFSV, encoded by the coding sequence ATGGAATATTTGCCGGTATTTTTGAACGTTCGACAGGGTCGTAGTCTAGTTGTTGGTGGTGGCGATGTGGCGTCCCGTAAGTTAGCTTTACTGGCAAGAGCAGGCGCGCGCGTCACTTTACTTGCACCAGAAATTGGCAACTCAACCCGGAAAATATTGGCAAATCCCGACTACGCAGGACAAATTCATTGGCTGCCGTGTCGTTTTGATCCGGCCTATCTTCATGCCCAAACCTTGGTGATTGCAGCAACTAACGATGTCAATGTGAATGCCGTGGTATATCAGGCTGCGAAACAGCGGCGAATACCAGTTAACGTGGCTGATGATCCTGCCCACTGTGATTTTATTTTGGGTTCTGTTTTGGAGCGTGGCTCAGTGCTCGTGTCGGTAACCAGCGGTGGTCAGTCACCAGTGTTATCACGTCAATTACGCGCCCGCTTAGAGACCTTGATCCCACCTGCTTATGGACAACTAGGCCAGTTGGTTGGTCACTATCGCAATAAAGTAAAACAACGCTTCACTGAAACCAGCCAGCGTCGTCGATTTTGGGAATCCGTTTTGCAGGGGCCCGTTGCCGACCACATGCTGGCAGGCCGGACAAGGCTGGCAGAAGACACACTTAACCGGCTTATTTCAGAAACGCGGCCAAGTGAATTAAGTCAGGGCGAAGTGTATTTGGTTGGGGCCGGGCCGGGTGATCCGGACCTGCTCACTTTCAAAGCATTACGCCTGATGCAACAAGCAGATGTCGTGTTCTATGATCGACTGGTAAGCCAGGAAGTGTTGGCTTTGGTCAGAAAAGAGGCCGAATTAATCTATGTTGGTAAACAGCGCAGCTGGCATTTTAAAAGACAAGAAGAAATCAACTTGTTGCTGCTTGAACATGCTCAGCAAGGCAAGCGTGTCCTGAGATTGAAAGGGGGGGATCCCTTTATTTTTGGTCGGGGCGGTGAGGAAATTGCGACACTTGCAGCGGAAAACATTCCCTTTCAAGTTGTGCCCGGGGTGACGGCCGCATCTGGCTGCGCAAGTTATGCGGGTATTCCACTGACGCACAGAGATTACGCACAAAGTTGCGTTTTTGTAACGGGTCAGCTTAAAGCAGGAGAGTTAGATTTAAACTGGTCTTCTTTAGTTCAGCCACGCCAGACGGTGGTTGTCTATATGGGCCTTGCTGGTTTACCGGAATTATCTGCACAGTTACAACATCACGGTATGGCAGCCGATATGCCCGCAGCCTTGGTGCAACAGGGTACAACGGAAAATCAGCGTGTGTGGGTATCAACGATTGCGGATTTACCTGATTTAGCGATACGTGAAAAGCCCATTGCGCCAACGTTGCTAATCATTGGTGAAGTAGTCCAGTTGCATCAGCAGTTGGCTTGGTTTTCCGTTTAA
- a CDS encoding DUF1223 domain-containing protein, translating into MNYQNYLPYLALLMLLSTPVFADNWQGRTPEKHTALLEMFVSEGCGLCPAAEHFVHQTLPEQGILDEDLIVLTFHVDYLNDRKGWIDKFAQPEFTSRQKQLAHLNHYQHIFTPELVASGETIHSWREQLIDVIALLNNYPAEADIQITAKRTDATLSVQTAVQVRGDENRAHSKLYLAVTENHVRNEVHGGDNAGTVFNHQDLVRKWLGPFSLSNRGESVLMTEIPLAEEWQSDALSLVAVVQNLSDGYVLQALHVPLD; encoded by the coding sequence ATGAATTATCAAAACTATCTGCCTTATCTTGCCTTATTAATGTTGCTTTCAACACCCGTTTTCGCTGATAACTGGCAAGGGCGCACGCCAGAAAAACACACGGCGTTATTGGAAATGTTTGTGTCAGAAGGGTGCGGGCTTTGCCCGGCGGCTGAGCACTTCGTTCATCAGACTTTGCCCGAGCAAGGTATCCTTGATGAAGATCTTATCGTGCTGACATTTCATGTTGATTATCTCAATGATCGTAAAGGCTGGATTGACAAGTTTGCGCAACCAGAATTTACCAGTCGACAAAAGCAACTTGCGCACCTGAACCATTATCAGCATATTTTTACCCCCGAGTTAGTGGCCAGTGGGGAAACGATACATAGCTGGCGAGAGCAATTGATTGATGTCATCGCACTGTTAAATAATTACCCTGCTGAAGCCGACATTCAAATCACAGCGAAACGGACGGATGCCACTTTATCTGTCCAAACGGCAGTTCAGGTTCGTGGCGACGAAAATCGTGCGCACAGTAAACTATACCTGGCGGTCACTGAGAATCATGTGCGCAATGAAGTTCACGGTGGTGATAATGCGGGCACGGTCTTTAATCACCAGGATCTGGTCAGAAAGTGGCTGGGACCATTTTCTCTTTCCAATCGAGGTGAGTCCGTGCTGATGACTGAAATTCCGCTCGCTGAAGAGTGGCAGTCGGACGCGTTGAGTTTGGTTGCTGTTGTACAGAATTTGTCCGATGGTTATGTTCTTCAGGCACTGCACGTGCCGTTAGATTAG
- the truD gene encoding tRNA pseudouridine(13) synthase TruD, which produces MTFSALPYALGQGDRQATIRAAATDFVVEEQLPFTPDGTGSHVWLFIQKTETNTDWLAQKIARFAGVSPVAVGYAGLKDRHAVTSQWFSVNLQGKTEPDWQQMNSDTIKVQHIVRHSKKLKRGVLSGNQFRLNLTNVTGNRQAWLNSLETIAKTGVPNYFAEQRFGHQGRNLTQVDAWFHGGEAPRKRQSRSMWISAARSWLFNLVLAERIRQDNWQQALPGDVMLLDGTRASYFVCQGPDATIEQRLAKMDIHPTGPLWGAGESPVEHEAQILEQNVLADWSVWCQNLAELGLKQERRSLRLFPQNFQWQFLTENRLLIEFALPPGSYATAVLRELALITDAAGSKIAE; this is translated from the coding sequence ATGACTTTTTCAGCACTGCCTTATGCACTTGGCCAAGGCGATCGACAAGCAACGATAAGGGCAGCAGCAACAGATTTTGTTGTCGAAGAGCAGTTACCGTTCACGCCTGATGGGACGGGCAGTCATGTCTGGTTATTCATTCAAAAAACAGAGACTAATACAGACTGGTTAGCCCAGAAAATCGCTCGTTTCGCCGGTGTTTCACCGGTGGCTGTAGGTTATGCCGGACTTAAAGATCGCCATGCCGTCACCAGCCAGTGGTTTAGTGTCAACCTGCAAGGTAAAACAGAACCTGACTGGCAACAGATGAACAGCGATACAATAAAAGTGCAGCATATTGTCAGACATAGTAAAAAGCTAAAGCGTGGTGTGTTGTCAGGTAATCAGTTTCGTTTAAATCTAACCAATGTCACCGGCAACAGGCAGGCATGGCTAAACAGCCTGGAAACCATTGCCAAAACCGGGGTGCCAAATTATTTTGCTGAGCAACGTTTTGGGCATCAGGGTCGAAATTTAACGCAGGTCGATGCGTGGTTTCATGGTGGCGAAGCACCGCGTAAAAGACAATCACGCAGCATGTGGATTTCGGCAGCACGGAGTTGGTTATTTAACTTGGTCTTGGCAGAGCGTATTCGTCAGGATAACTGGCAACAGGCTTTACCTGGTGATGTCATGCTGCTCGATGGAACCCGTGCGAGTTATTTTGTGTGTCAAGGGCCGGACGCGACAATTGAGCAACGTTTGGCAAAAATGGATATTCATCCAACGGGACCATTGTGGGGGGCAGGAGAGTCCCCGGTTGAACATGAAGCCCAGATACTTGAGCAAAATGTGCTAGCGGACTGGTCGGTCTGGTGTCAGAATTTAGCCGAATTGGGTTTGAAACAGGAACGGCGGTCATTACGGCTTTTTCCACAAAACTTTCAATGGCAGTTCCTGACAGAAAACCGCTTGTTGATTGAGTTTGCATTGCCACCCGGTAGCTATGCGACGGCGGTTTTGCGGGAATTAGCGCTGATCACCGATGCTGCTGGCAGTAAGATAGCTGAATAA
- the ispF gene encoding 2-C-methyl-D-erythritol 2,4-cyclodiphosphate synthase produces MRIGHGYDVHRFKADTPLILGGIHIPHTMGLEAHSDGDVLIHAICDAILGAAGRWDIGHHFPDNDMDYAGIDSRILLRRVIADIHQLGWQVANIDSTIIAQQPRLSPFIPQMRELLSEDMHLMIDAVNIKATTTEKLGFTGREEGIAAHAVVLLERDNTL; encoded by the coding sequence ATGAGAATTGGTCATGGGTATGACGTACATCGATTTAAAGCGGATACACCGCTGATTCTTGGTGGCATCCATATTCCTCATACTATGGGACTCGAAGCGCATTCGGATGGGGATGTTCTGATTCACGCTATCTGTGATGCTATTCTCGGTGCAGCAGGGCGTTGGGATATCGGCCACCATTTTCCTGATAATGATATGGACTATGCTGGCATTGATAGTCGAATTTTATTGCGCAGAGTCATCGCGGATATTCATCAACTGGGCTGGCAGGTCGCCAATATTGATAGCACCATCATCGCACAACAACCGAGATTATCGCCCTTTATTCCGCAAATGCGAGAACTGCTTTCAGAAGACATGCACTTGATGATCGATGCAGTCAATATCAAAGCCACGACAACAGAAAAACTGGGCTTTACTGGGCGTGAAGAAGGGATTGCCGCACATGCGGTTGTCCTGCTTGAGCGCGATAATACATTGTGA
- the ispD gene encoding 2-C-methyl-D-erythritol 4-phosphate cytidylyltransferase, giving the protein MSKSVWAVVPAAGNGSRMRADRPKQYLPLLGKPVIRHTLERLISHPKIQGVIVAVAEQDPFWSDLMLPDDWPVYLATGGSQRSDSVFNALFYLRQLTDDDPWVLVHDAARPCLRHTDIDRMLTQLAEDPVGGILGIPMTETVKRVNDNHRILETVNRDNLWRAATPQMFHLKHLLQALQQTIDAQCQVTDEASAMEYAGFQPKMVEGHADNLKITLPQDLELAALYLQRQGDQLA; this is encoded by the coding sequence ATGAGTAAGTCGGTTTGGGCGGTCGTCCCTGCTGCTGGTAATGGCAGCAGAATGCGGGCTGATCGCCCAAAGCAATATTTGCCGTTACTAGGGAAACCCGTTATCAGACACACCTTGGAGCGTTTGATAAGTCATCCGAAAATTCAAGGTGTCATTGTGGCTGTGGCTGAACAGGATCCATTTTGGTCAGACCTGATGTTGCCAGATGACTGGCCCGTTTATCTGGCGACCGGTGGCTCTCAGCGTTCAGATTCGGTTTTCAATGCGTTATTTTATTTACGTCAACTAACGGACGATGATCCGTGGGTTTTAGTGCACGATGCGGCGAGACCCTGTTTACGCCACACAGACATTGACCGCATGCTGACGCAACTGGCTGAGGATCCGGTAGGTGGGATTTTAGGGATTCCAATGACGGAAACCGTCAAACGCGTCAATGATAATCATCGTATTCTGGAAACGGTCAATCGTGATAATTTATGGCGTGCGGCGACTCCACAAATGTTTCACTTGAAGCATTTATTACAAGCGTTACAACAAACGATTGATGCGCAATGTCAGGTGACTGATGAAGCAAGTGCAATGGAATATGCCGGCTTTCAACCTAAGATGGTTGAGGGACACGCAGATAACCTCAAAATTACCTTGCCGCAGGATTTGGAGTTAGCGGCACTCTACCTGCAACGACAAGGAGATCAACTGGCATGA
- the ftsB gene encoding cell division protein FtsB: MKPVMILLIAIMVVLQYRLWVSHDSLPSLLRLHHAVEKQRQDNQVLRERNTVLSAEVGDLKSGLDALEERARSELGMIQSGETFFHIIEPETDE, encoded by the coding sequence ATGAAACCGGTGATGATTTTGCTGATCGCCATTATGGTGGTATTGCAATATCGTCTCTGGGTCAGCCATGACAGTTTGCCGTCGTTGTTAAGACTGCATCATGCAGTGGAAAAGCAACGTCAGGATAATCAGGTGTTACGTGAGCGAAATACGGTTTTGTCCGCGGAAGTCGGTGATCTAAAAAGTGGACTGGATGCGCTTGAAGAGCGGGCTCGCAGTGAACTCGGTATGATTCAGTCGGGTGAGACATTTTTTCACATTATCGAACCTGAAACGGATGAGTAA
- the eno gene encoding phosphopyruvate hydratase, with translation MSKIIDVQAREILDSRGNPTVEADVILASGAMGRAAVPSGASTGEREAVELRDGDEQRYLGKGVTKAVAAVNNELRAAVVGMDSDDQVGLDQKLIDTDGSANKQRLGANALLSVSLANAVAAADEKGLPLYRHLGGDNARTLPVPMMNIVNGGSHADNSVDFQEFMIIPAGLPSFSEALRAGTEVFHALKSVLNKKGLNTAVGDEGGFAPDLKSNEEAIELILQAIDNAGYKAGSDIMLALDVASSEFHQAGEYYLASENKRLNHEQMGDLLADWVKKYPIVSIEDGMDENDWTGWQYLTDKIGAEVQLVGDDLFVTNTQILQRGIEQKIGNAILIKLNQIGTLTETMNAIEMAASAKFGAIISHRSGETEDTFIADLAVASQCGQIKTGSLSRSDRIAKYNQLLRIEAELGGSAIYPGMQAFRR, from the coding sequence ATGAGCAAAATTATCGATGTGCAGGCGCGTGAGATTCTGGACTCGCGTGGTAACCCGACAGTTGAGGCAGATGTTATTTTGGCCAGTGGGGCAATGGGCCGTGCTGCCGTGCCTTCTGGCGCCTCAACCGGTGAACGTGAAGCCGTCGAACTTCGTGATGGTGATGAACAGCGTTACCTCGGTAAAGGAGTCACCAAAGCGGTCGCTGCCGTCAATAATGAGCTTCGTGCTGCCGTGGTCGGCATGGACAGCGATGATCAGGTTGGTTTGGATCAGAAGTTAATTGATACAGATGGTTCTGCCAATAAACAACGTCTCGGTGCCAACGCCTTGTTGTCAGTATCACTCGCCAATGCGGTTGCTGCGGCTGACGAAAAGGGGCTTCCGTTATATCGTCATTTGGGTGGCGATAATGCCCGCACTTTACCCGTGCCAATGATGAATATCGTCAATGGCGGTTCGCATGCAGATAACAGTGTTGATTTTCAGGAATTTATGATTATTCCGGCTGGCCTGCCCAGTTTTTCTGAAGCATTAAGAGCCGGTACTGAAGTATTTCATGCCTTGAAATCGGTGCTCAACAAAAAAGGCCTGAATACGGCTGTTGGTGACGAAGGTGGCTTTGCTCCTGATTTGAAATCCAATGAAGAAGCGATTGAATTAATCCTGCAAGCGATTGATAACGCGGGTTATAAAGCTGGTAGCGATATTATGCTGGCACTGGATGTCGCGAGTTCAGAGTTTCATCAAGCGGGTGAATATTATCTGGCTTCTGAAAATAAACGCCTAAATCATGAACAGATGGGTGACTTGCTGGCGGATTGGGTGAAAAAATATCCCATCGTCAGCATCGAAGATGGCATGGATGAGAATGATTGGACCGGCTGGCAATACCTGACTGATAAAATCGGCGCAGAAGTACAGCTGGTTGGTGACGATTTATTTGTGACCAATACCCAAATTTTACAGCGTGGCATTGAGCAGAAAATTGGTAACGCCATTCTGATCAAGCTCAATCAAATTGGCACCTTAACTGAAACTATGAACGCCATCGAAATGGCGGCATCGGCAAAATTTGGCGCGATAATTTCGCATCGCAGTGGGGAAACCGAGGATACGTTTATTGCCGATCTGGCGGTCGCCAGCCAATGTGGTCAAATTAAAACTGGCTCATTGTCTCGTTCAGATCGTATTGCTAAATACAATCAGTTATTGCGCATCGAAGCGGAACTGGGTGGTAGTGCCATCTACCCCGGCATGCAAGCGTTTCGACGCTGA
- the kdsA gene encoding 3-deoxy-8-phosphooctulonate synthase yields the protein MELCGFEAGNDQPFFLIAGTCVIESEQMTMDVAGQLKEMTDKLGIPFIYKSSFDKANRTSTQSYRGPGVEAGLKILEKVKQHYNLPVITDVHEDTPLNEVASVVDVLQTPAFLCRQTNFIVNVAKQGLPVNIKKGQFLAPWDMIHVAEKAKSTGNQQIMLCERGTSFGYNTLISDMRGLATMRQMDCPVVYDATHSVQQPGGQGGMSGGQRQFVPVLARAAMASGIAGIFMETHPDPEKALSDGPNSWPLGQLSALLETLQQIDQVVKQNDFIEDAYL from the coding sequence ATGGAGTTATGTGGTTTTGAAGCGGGTAATGACCAGCCATTTTTTTTGATAGCAGGCACCTGCGTTATTGAAAGTGAACAAATGACCATGGATGTCGCAGGTCAATTGAAAGAAATGACGGACAAGCTGGGCATCCCGTTTATCTATAAATCCTCATTCGATAAGGCCAATCGTACTTCAACGCAAAGTTATCGTGGACCGGGTGTCGAAGCTGGCTTGAAAATCCTTGAAAAAGTAAAGCAACACTATAATTTGCCGGTCATTACGGATGTTCATGAAGACACGCCGTTGAATGAAGTTGCAAGTGTGGTGGATGTGCTGCAAACCCCGGCATTTTTGTGTCGACAAACCAATTTCATTGTCAATGTAGCCAAGCAGGGGCTGCCAGTGAATATCAAAAAAGGCCAGTTTCTTGCGCCATGGGATATGATTCATGTGGCAGAAAAAGCCAAGTCCACTGGTAATCAGCAGATCATGCTTTGCGAGAGAGGAACGTCATTTGGCTACAATACGCTGATTTCAGATATGCGTGGACTCGCGACAATGCGCCAGATGGACTGCCCCGTGGTATACGATGCAACGCACTCTGTTCAGCAGCCGGGTGGTCAAGGTGGTATGAGTGGCGGACAACGTCAGTTTGTTCCCGTTTTGGCTCGTGCTGCGATGGCCAGCGGCATTGCAGGCATTTTCATGGAAACGCATCCGGATCCGGAAAAAGCATTAAGTGATGGGCCAAATTCGTGGCCGCTGGGTCAATTGTCAGCGTTACTGGAAACACTGCAGCAGATTGATCAGGTGGTAAAACAAAACGATTTTATCGAAGACGCCTACTTATAA